The following coding sequences are from one Fibrobacter sp. UWT2 window:
- the serS gene encoding serine--tRNA ligase → MLDIKKIRENPEYYIAETEKKYTTVSLRDVLAVDNERRPLLTEVERLKSERNAQSKKIGELKKKGENADEAQAATRELGNKIDELDKKLKDLDYKQTEMLMHVPNIAPRSPEGKDSSDNVVEKDGPIPADYYTKNDDFARVDHKTLGERLGIFDFERGAKISGSGFPVYRGWGSRLERALIQFFLDEHMKNGFEEFTPPYLVTRNTMRGTGQLPKFEEDMYRCDKDDDLFLIPTAEVPLTNLYSGEVIPESELPKRICAYSACFRREAGSYGKDTRGLLRLHQFNKVEMVYFAHPDHSYEDHEELTRFGEMLLEKLGLPYHRLALCKGDLGFGAAKCYDLEVYAPVEKKWLEVSSCSNFEDYQARRANIKTKIGGKNVYVHTLNGSGLATPRVMVGICDNYQQKDGSLVIPEVLRPYMGGMEVIEPKK, encoded by the coding sequence ATGCTTGACATCAAGAAAATCCGCGAAAATCCGGAATATTATATTGCTGAAACCGAAAAGAAATATACGACCGTAAGCCTTCGTGACGTGCTGGCTGTCGATAACGAACGCCGCCCGCTCCTCACCGAAGTCGAACGCCTCAAGAGTGAACGCAACGCCCAGTCCAAGAAGATTGGCGAACTCAAGAAGAAGGGCGAAAACGCCGACGAAGCCCAGGCCGCCACGCGCGAACTCGGCAACAAGATCGACGAACTCGACAAGAAGCTCAAGGATCTCGACTACAAGCAGACCGAAATGCTCATGCACGTGCCGAACATCGCTCCGCGTTCTCCGGAAGGCAAGGACAGTTCGGACAACGTTGTTGAAAAAGACGGCCCGATTCCCGCCGACTACTACACCAAGAACGATGACTTCGCCCGCGTGGACCACAAGACCCTCGGCGAACGCCTCGGCATTTTCGACTTTGAACGCGGTGCCAAGATTTCCGGTTCCGGTTTCCCGGTTTACCGCGGCTGGGGCTCTCGCCTCGAACGCGCCCTCATCCAGTTCTTCCTCGATGAACACATGAAGAACGGCTTCGAAGAATTCACGCCGCCGTACCTCGTGACCCGCAATACCATGCGCGGCACGGGCCAGCTCCCGAAGTTCGAAGAAGACATGTACCGCTGCGACAAGGACGATGACCTGTTCCTCATCCCGACCGCAGAAGTGCCTCTGACCAACCTCTACTCCGGCGAAGTGATTCCGGAATCTGAACTTCCGAAGCGTATTTGCGCCTACTCCGCTTGCTTCCGCCGCGAAGCCGGTAGCTACGGCAAGGACACCCGCGGTCTTCTCCGCCTGCACCAGTTCAACAAGGTCGAAATGGTTTACTTCGCCCATCCGGATCACAGCTACGAAGACCACGAAGAACTCACCCGCTTCGGTGAAATGCTTCTGGAAAAGCTCGGCCTCCCCTACCACCGTCTCGCCCTCTGTAAGGGTGACCTCGGTTTCGGTGCCGCCAAGTGCTACGACCTCGAAGTTTACGCTCCGGTCGAAAAGAAGTGGCTCGAAGTCAGCTCCTGCTCCAACTTCGAAGATTACCAGGCTCGCCGCGCCAACATCAAGACCAAGATCGGTGGCAAGAACGTCTACGTTCACACCTTGAATGGTTCTGGCCTTGCAACGCCGCGCGTAATGGTCGGTATCTGCGACAACTACCAGCAGAAAGACGGCTCTCTCGTCATTCCTGAAGTGCTACGTCCGTACATGGGCGGCATGGAAGTGATCGAACCGAAGAAGTAA
- a CDS encoding PHB depolymerase family esterase: MKYVLPLLIAASMSFAQWGGWGGGGGKSINDYKKVSVSGRDVYVYAPSGIADNSPLLMSFHGMDQDPNYQQSNTHWEAVADTAGFVVAYPKGATGYSTWDISGDQDTKWITQIIDQLANDYKIDKKRVYMSGFSMGGMLSYHAMGKIADKIAAFAPCSGYLMMGAGTAQRPVPIFHTHGTSDNVVGYDGLENNLKSYRDQFKCPSQAEVESNHPNSENRATLYTWGPCENGIYVKHLKLEGRQHSPSKADVSDIWNFVKQWNLNGLISDKPEPESSSSEVASSSSVASSSSEAPKSSSSKNHKHSSSSEGTEALALDVSLASVSVFKSSDNSIMVSNAEGKSITVFNSLGQIVRTTRGIGNVQKVYTGAKGVYIVKVGSRTFKTSL, encoded by the coding sequence ATGAAATATGTACTGCCGCTTTTAATTGCAGCGTCGATGTCTTTTGCCCAATGGGGCGGCTGGGGCGGAGGCGGTGGAAAATCCATCAATGACTATAAAAAGGTGTCTGTTTCGGGCCGAGATGTCTACGTCTATGCTCCGTCCGGTATCGCCGACAATAGTCCGTTGCTCATGTCGTTCCACGGCATGGACCAGGACCCCAATTATCAGCAGTCCAATACCCACTGGGAAGCCGTTGCCGATACGGCGGGCTTTGTTGTAGCCTATCCCAAGGGCGCAACGGGTTACAGCACCTGGGATATCAGCGGTGACCAGGATACCAAATGGATCACGCAGATTATCGACCAGTTGGCCAACGACTACAAGATCGACAAAAAGCGCGTGTATATGTCGGGCTTCTCCATGGGTGGCATGCTCAGCTACCATGCCATGGGTAAGATCGCCGACAAGATTGCTGCCTTTGCTCCTTGCTCCGGCTACCTGATGATGGGTGCCGGCACGGCTCAGCGCCCGGTGCCTATATTCCATACTCACGGAACCAGCGATAACGTGGTGGGCTATGATGGTCTCGAAAACAACCTGAAGAGCTACCGCGACCAGTTCAAGTGCCCGTCTCAGGCGGAAGTCGAGAGCAATCACCCGAACAGCGAGAACAGGGCTACGCTTTACACCTGGGGCCCGTGCGAAAACGGCATCTATGTGAAGCACCTGAAGCTCGAGGGTCGTCAGCATAGCCCCTCCAAGGCCGATGTTTCCGATATTTGGAACTTCGTGAAGCAATGGAACTTGAATGGCCTTATCAGCGACAAGCCTGAACCGGAATCCTCTTCTAGTGAAGTCGCTTCTTCGTCTTCTGTAGCCTCTTCTTCGTCTGAAGCTCCGAAGTCTTCTAGCAGCAAAAATCATAAGCACTCTTCTTCTAGTGAGGGCACCGAAGCTTTGGCCTTAGATGTTAGCTTGGCATCGGTCTCTGTCTTCAAGTCTTCCGACAACAGCATCATGGTTTCCAATGCTGAGGGCAAGTCTATCACGGTGTTCAACAGCCTCGGCCAAATCGTCCGTACTACCCGCGGTATCGGGAACGTGCAGAAGGTATATACCGGAGCCAAGGGCGTGTACATTGTAAAGGTCGGTTCTAGGACGTTTAAGACCTCGCTCTAG
- the lptE gene encoding LPS assembly lipoprotein LptE: MPFRNVSRILCFVAIALFAGLLSGCYSFTASTLPSHIKTVKIHEVEDKTLDPVLANNIREGVVEMFRKNAGGVRLVTGEANADFEMTLLSYTNKPENYNSNSDVETYRVTIRVSVKFFDNVKEKVIYESKSLSAEGTYDVQANETEDRHGQARAIEKLQDLIITNALAKW, encoded by the coding sequence ATGCCTTTTAGAAACGTGTCTCGTATACTTTGTTTTGTTGCAATTGCCCTGTTTGCGGGGCTTTTGAGTGGCTGCTACAGCTTTACGGCGTCGACACTTCCGAGCCATATCAAGACGGTCAAGATTCACGAAGTCGAAGACAAGACGCTTGATCCGGTGCTTGCCAACAACATCCGCGAAGGCGTGGTCGAAATGTTCCGCAAGAATGCGGGCGGCGTTCGCCTTGTGACCGGCGAAGCCAATGCAGACTTTGAAATGACCCTTTTGAGCTACACCAACAAGCCCGAAAACTATAACAGCAACAGCGATGTGGAAACCTACCGTGTCACCATTCGAGTTAGCGTGAAGTTCTTTGATAATGTCAAGGAAAAGGTTATCTACGAATCCAAGTCGCTGAGCGCCGAAGGCACCTACGATGTCCAGGCAAATGAAACCGAAGACCGTCATGGTCAGGCCCGAGCCATCGAAAAACTCCAAGACTTGATTATCACCAATGCGCTAGCTAAGTGGTAG
- a CDS encoding 8-oxo-dGTP diphosphatase, whose translation MLNTTLCYIEQDGKYLLLHRVKKKNDINKDKWIGIGGKFEEWESPEDCIKREALEETGLTLIRPKYRGIVTFIGDGMDQTEFMHLFTATEFTGELKECDEGTLEWVPKENVAKLPHWDGDLIFLALLERGEPFFSLKLTYKGSTLTEALLNEEPVTVSDVTQG comes from the coding sequence ATGCTGAACACAACCCTCTGTTACATCGAACAAGACGGCAAGTACTTGCTGCTCCACCGCGTCAAGAAGAAAAACGACATCAACAAGGACAAGTGGATCGGCATTGGCGGCAAGTTCGAGGAATGGGAATCTCCCGAGGACTGCATCAAGCGCGAGGCTCTCGAAGAAACGGGCCTCACGCTGATTCGCCCGAAGTACAGAGGGATTGTCACCTTCATTGGCGACGGCATGGACCAGACTGAGTTCATGCACCTGTTCACGGCGACCGAATTCACCGGCGAACTCAAGGAATGCGACGAAGGCACGCTCGAATGGGTACCCAAGGAAAACGTGGCAAAGCTCCCCCACTGGGACGGCGACCTGATTTTCCTTGCGTTACTTGAAAGGGGCGAGCCTTTCTTTTCACTCAAGCTGACCTACAAGGGCAGCACCCTCACCGAAGCCCTACTGAACGAAGAACCCGTAACTGTGAGCGATGTCACACAAGGCTAA
- the leuB gene encoding 3-isopropylmalate dehydrogenase, whose product MSKNYKIAVLPGDGIGPEVMKEAVRVLDVVSKKFGFDVNAEWANVGGAAYDESGSPLPESTLKLGEASDCILFGSVGGPKWEHLPPNLQPERGALLPLRKHFKLFCNLRPARVYKELAGACPLRADIVGDGFNILTVRELTGDVYFGQPKGREGVPGSKEEIGFDTMKYSRYEVERIARFAFDAAMLRNKKVASIDKANVLTTSVLWREVVNEVIKDYPELTLEHLYVDNAAMQLLKRPREFDVLLCPNLFGDILTDECAMLTGSMGLLPSASIAEGSFGLYEPAGGSAPDIAGKGIANPLAQILSVALMLRYTFKEEEAAKAIEAACEKVIAQGFRTGDIYQEGCTKVGTTGMGDAIIAALA is encoded by the coding sequence ATGAGCAAGAATTACAAGATTGCAGTGCTTCCGGGCGACGGTATCGGCCCCGAAGTCATGAAAGAAGCTGTCCGCGTGCTGGACGTGGTTTCCAAGAAGTTCGGCTTCGACGTGAACGCCGAATGGGCAAACGTCGGTGGTGCCGCCTATGACGAAAGCGGTTCTCCGCTTCCGGAAAGCACCCTCAAGCTCGGTGAAGCTTCTGACTGTATTCTTTTCGGTTCCGTGGGTGGCCCGAAGTGGGAACACCTCCCCCCGAACCTGCAGCCGGAACGCGGTGCACTTCTGCCGCTCCGTAAGCACTTCAAGCTTTTCTGCAACCTCCGCCCGGCCCGCGTCTATAAGGAACTCGCAGGCGCCTGCCCGCTCCGCGCTGACATCGTCGGTGACGGCTTCAACATCCTCACCGTCCGCGAACTGACGGGTGACGTTTACTTTGGCCAGCCGAAAGGCCGCGAAGGCGTTCCGGGCTCCAAGGAAGAAATCGGCTTTGACACCATGAAGTACAGCCGCTACGAAGTCGAACGCATTGCTCGCTTCGCTTTCGACGCCGCCATGCTCCGCAACAAGAAGGTTGCCTCCATCGACAAGGCCAACGTGCTCACCACGAGCGTGCTCTGGCGCGAAGTCGTGAACGAAGTCATCAAGGACTATCCGGAACTGACTCTCGAACACCTCTACGTGGACAACGCTGCCATGCAGCTCCTGAAGCGCCCGCGTGAATTCGACGTGCTCCTCTGCCCGAACCTCTTCGGCGACATCCTCACCGACGAATGCGCCATGCTCACCGGTTCCATGGGCCTCCTCCCGTCCGCTTCTATCGCCGAAGGTTCCTTCGGTCTGTACGAACCGGCCGGTGGTTCCGCTCCGGACATCGCTGGCAAGGGTATCGCAAACCCGCTCGCCCAGATCCTCTCCGTGGCATTGATGCTCCGCTACACCTTTAAGGAAGAAGAAGCTGCAAAGGCTATCGAAGCTGCTTGCGAAAAGGTGATTGCCCAGGGCTTCCGTACTGGCGATATCTACCAGGAAGGCTGCACCAAGGTCGGTACGACCGGCATGGGTGACGCTATCATAGCCGCACTTGCCTAA
- a CDS encoding endo-1,4-beta-xylanase, translated as MSSRILKIAPVALLCVAVSSVFALGLADGAAKFLGSTTVEGPVPSDFGTYWNQITPERQCTWRTVEQTRGTFDFSECDIPYNWAKENKATFKFHALLWASGNPSWLRDLSADEAKEAITAWFDAVAERYPDLEYINVVSEARRIHSQIGSNNKIIEALGGDNEDYKFITTAFKMARERWPQAILIYNDYNTIQWERNEGIDLINTIKNNGAPVDAYGLEGNDLIVMGTGPMKCYNPDLLKNALQEIYEKTETPLLISEYNISNEIDSIQKNCFAEHIPVFMETEYVVGVTLWGYLYGQSLMQCITNPGINCCGLIRDGEDRPAMTWLKEYFNFQEDTTARDTTIADSTIAIGSSLHLQANTLQAYDVFDLNGVRLGRLRAYTMDEAVSILKNTSDIKVQGIYMLRSVKNGTVKQVRIAR; from the coding sequence ATGAGTTCTAGAATTTTAAAAATTGCGCCTGTGGCCCTTTTGTGCGTGGCCGTGAGTAGCGTTTTCGCCCTTGGCCTTGCCGACGGTGCGGCAAAGTTCCTCGGCAGTACAACTGTCGAAGGGCCTGTCCCTTCTGACTTCGGGACTTATTGGAATCAGATTACCCCAGAAAGGCAATGCACTTGGCGAACCGTCGAACAAACTCGCGGCACCTTCGATTTTTCCGAATGCGACATCCCCTACAACTGGGCAAAAGAGAACAAGGCTACATTCAAATTTCATGCCCTATTATGGGCTTCGGGAAACCCTTCTTGGCTTAGAGACCTTAGTGCGGACGAAGCAAAAGAAGCCATTACCGCGTGGTTCGATGCCGTTGCGGAGCGTTATCCGGATCTAGAATACATCAACGTGGTCAGTGAAGCCAGGCGAATCCATTCACAAATAGGCAGCAACAACAAAATTATCGAAGCCCTTGGCGGCGACAACGAAGACTATAAATTCATAACCACCGCATTCAAGATGGCCCGCGAACGCTGGCCCCAAGCAATCCTCATTTACAACGACTACAACACAATCCAGTGGGAAAGAAATGAAGGGATCGACCTAATCAATACGATCAAGAACAACGGAGCCCCAGTTGACGCCTACGGACTTGAAGGCAACGATTTGATTGTGATGGGAACCGGCCCCATGAAATGCTACAATCCAGACTTGCTCAAGAACGCCCTTCAGGAGATTTACGAGAAAACAGAAACTCCTCTACTCATTTCTGAATACAACATCAGCAATGAAATAGACAGTATTCAAAAAAACTGCTTCGCGGAACATATTCCTGTTTTCATGGAAACCGAATATGTAGTAGGAGTCACCCTATGGGGCTATCTCTATGGGCAATCCTTAATGCAATGCATCACAAACCCAGGGATTAACTGTTGCGGCCTCATCAGGGATGGCGAAGACCGCCCGGCAATGACATGGCTCAAGGAATATTTCAATTTTCAGGAAGATACCACTGCGAGGGACACGACTATTGCCGATTCCACGATTGCAATCGGCAGCAGCCTCCACCTGCAAGCGAATACCCTCCAGGCATACGACGTGTTTGACCTGAACGGGGTCCGCCTTGGCCGTCTGCGCGCCTACACCATGGACGAGGCCGTTTCGATACTCAAGAATACTAGCGACATCAAGGTCCAGGGCATCTACATGCTCCGCTCCGTGAAGAACGGCACCGTAAAGCAAGTGCGGATTGCACGGTAG
- a CDS encoding endo-1,4-beta-xylanase → MSFRILNIASAAILGVAVSSVSALGLAEGAAKFLGSTTVEGPVPSDFGTYWNQITPERQCTWKTVEQTRGTFDFSECDIVYNWAKENKATFTFHALLWCNYGIPAWLRNLNADETKEALTAWFDAVAEHYPDLELINVFSDVKRSNLIFNQLDTLIKALGGDDGEYTFITTAFKMARERWPQAALFYSDINTIQWERDKGIDLIYTIRKNGAPIDAYGLDAGDLTAQGTGPMKCFPSDRLKSALQEIYEKTELPLLITGYNISTDVDSTQKKCFAEHIPVFMQTEYVKGITLWGYLYNLSTLQCITNLSISCSGIIRDGIDRPAMTWLKEYFNFQEDSTTAINGRVHLQANTLQAYDVFDLNGVRLGRLRAYTIDEAVSILKNTSDIKVQGVYMLRSVKNGSVKQVRFAR, encoded by the coding sequence ATGTCATTTAGAATCTTAAATATCGCGTCTGCGGCCATCCTAGGCGTGGCCGTGAGTAGCGTTTCTGCCCTCGGCCTTGCTGAGGGCGCGGCCAAGTTCCTCGGTAGCACAACTGTCGAAGGGCCGGTTCCTTCTGACTTCGGGACTTACTGGAATCAGATTACTCCGGAAAGGCAATGCACTTGGAAAACCGTCGAACAAACTCGCGGCACCTTTGATTTTTCTGAATGCGATATCGTTTACAACTGGGCAAAAGAGAATAAGGCTACATTCACGTTTCATGCCCTATTGTGGTGTAATTATGGAATCCCGGCTTGGCTTAGAAACCTAAATGCCGACGAAACAAAAGAAGCCCTTACCGCCTGGTTTGACGCCGTTGCAGAGCATTATCCAGACCTGGAACTGATTAACGTGTTCAGTGATGTCAAGCGTTCTAATTTAATATTCAATCAGTTGGACACCCTTATCAAAGCCCTCGGCGGTGATGACGGAGAATATACGTTCATAACCACGGCCTTCAAGATGGCTCGTGAACGCTGGCCCCAAGCGGCTCTCTTTTACAGCGACATCAATACAATCCAGTGGGAAAGGGATAAAGGCATCGATCTAATCTATACGATTCGAAAGAATGGTGCTCCAATTGACGCCTATGGGCTTGACGCCGGTGACCTGACTGCACAGGGAACAGGCCCCATGAAATGTTTCCCTTCAGACCGGCTCAAGAGCGCCCTTCAGGAGATTTACGAGAAAACAGAACTGCCTCTACTCATTACGGGATATAATATCAGCACTGATGTTGACAGCACACAAAAAAAATGTTTTGCAGAACATATTCCTGTTTTCATGCAAACCGAGTATGTAAAGGGGATCACCCTGTGGGGCTATCTCTACAATTTGTCCACGTTGCAATGTATCACGAACCTTAGCATCAGCTGTTCCGGCATTATCAGGGATGGCATAGACCGTCCGGCAATGACCTGGCTCAAGGAGTATTTCAATTTTCAGGAAGATAGCACAACTGCAATCAATGGCAGAGTCCATCTGCAGGCAAATACCCTCCAGGCATACGACGTGTTTGACCTGAACGGCGTCCGACTCGGCCGCCTGCGCGCCTACACTATCGACGAGGCCGTTTCGATACTCAAGAATACTAGCGACATCAAGGTCCAGGGCGTCTACATGCTCCGCTCCGTCAAGAACGGCTCTGTAAAACAAGTGCGATTTGCTCGCTAA
- a CDS encoding tyrosine recombinase has protein sequence MSLNSNRMDAYLAFLGVERNLSPATIQSYQEDLRHFIDWLDEISLDLKDLTPEKLDEFLTLTAGQVEYSPTSIARHFSSLRGFLKYMQSQGEYDYSTESMLERPKLGRYLPQYLTREEIDSVFESAANGKNPLRDTALFELMYSAGLRISETLGIKLSQLDLDNEWLTPIGKGNKQRLVPLGSKAKENLKAWIELGRPLTHPTTDNIILNSRGKPMSRMGAWKIVQQHTMHLSKQVSPHTFRHSFATHCLEAGMDLRVLQELLGHADISTTQIYTHIDKEFIKQEHRQFHPRELAGK, from the coding sequence ATGAGCCTAAATTCAAACCGCATGGATGCCTATTTGGCGTTTCTGGGAGTGGAGCGGAACCTTTCGCCCGCCACCATCCAGAGCTACCAGGAGGACTTGCGGCATTTTATAGACTGGCTCGACGAAATCAGCCTGGATCTCAAGGATTTGACTCCCGAAAAGCTGGACGAATTCCTGACGCTCACCGCGGGACAGGTGGAATACTCCCCCACATCGATCGCGAGGCATTTTTCGAGCCTGCGCGGGTTCCTGAAATACATGCAGAGCCAAGGCGAATATGACTACAGCACCGAATCGATGCTCGAACGACCCAAACTCGGGCGCTACCTGCCACAGTACCTGACACGCGAAGAAATCGACAGCGTGTTCGAGAGTGCGGCCAACGGCAAGAACCCGCTGCGCGATACCGCCTTATTTGAGCTCATGTACAGTGCAGGGCTCCGCATTTCGGAAACCCTCGGCATCAAGCTTTCGCAACTGGATCTAGACAACGAATGGCTTACTCCCATCGGCAAAGGCAACAAGCAACGCTTGGTACCGCTCGGCAGCAAGGCGAAAGAGAATCTGAAAGCCTGGATTGAACTTGGCAGGCCTCTCACCCATCCGACTACGGACAACATAATCCTTAATTCCCGCGGTAAGCCCATGAGTCGCATGGGAGCTTGGAAAATCGTGCAACAGCATACGATGCACCTTTCGAAACAAGTCTCACCGCATACCTTCCGCCACAGCTTCGCCACCCACTGCCTCGAAGCAGGCATGGATCTACGCGTTCTGCAGGAACTCCTCGGGCACGCCGACATCAGCACCACGCAGATTTATACGCATATCGACAAGGAATTCATCAAGCAGGAACATAGACAGTTCCATCCTAGAGAATTGGCCGGAAAATAA
- a CDS encoding sugar phosphate nucleotidyltransferase — protein sequence MKIVLPVAGNGLRLRPYTENVPKCLLPVAGKTILDWIVEDSLSLKPTETIFITGYKAEAVDSFLEKRSAWGKTRTVVQSNPQGLGEAISLALPYVDDDEPLLIILGDTLFEADLSILHNVDENILYTFKVEDPRRFGVAVTDADGRITRLVEKPQEFVSDEAIVGIYYIKDTKVLKQSLKYLMDNDIRTKNEFQLTDALEMMLEKGCKFRTAPVQKWLDCGLAETLLETNAHVLKRIDNSASVNLPGVKVIAPCYIGKDAKISNSTIGPNVSVGDGCVIENSTISNAVLWDSVKVSGQTLDNVILHE from the coding sequence ATGAAGATTGTTCTGCCCGTCGCCGGTAACGGACTGCGTCTGCGTCCTTACACAGAGAATGTGCCGAAGTGCCTTCTCCCTGTTGCCGGTAAGACTATTTTGGATTGGATTGTTGAAGATTCTTTAAGCCTTAAGCCCACGGAAACGATTTTTATTACGGGTTATAAGGCCGAAGCTGTAGACTCTTTTTTGGAGAAGCGTTCTGCCTGGGGCAAGACCCGCACGGTGGTGCAGTCTAATCCGCAGGGCCTGGGTGAGGCAATTAGCCTCGCACTGCCATACGTGGATGACGATGAACCTCTCCTGATTATTCTGGGTGACACGCTTTTCGAAGCGGATCTTTCCATTCTCCATAATGTGGACGAAAATATCCTCTACACGTTCAAGGTCGAGGATCCGCGCCGTTTTGGCGTGGCCGTGACTGACGCCGATGGTCGAATCACGCGCCTGGTTGAAAAACCGCAGGAATTCGTGAGTGACGAAGCCATTGTGGGCATCTATTACATCAAGGATACCAAGGTGCTCAAGCAGAGCCTTAAGTACCTGATGGACAATGATATCCGCACCAAGAACGAATTCCAGCTGACTGACGCCCTTGAAATGATGCTTGAAAAGGGTTGCAAGTTCCGTACCGCTCCGGTGCAGAAGTGGCTGGACTGCGGCCTTGCCGAAACGCTCCTCGAAACCAACGCCCACGTGCTTAAGCGCATCGACAACTCCGCCTCGGTGAATCTGCCGGGCGTCAAGGTGATTGCTCCATGCTACATTGGCAAGGACGCAAAGATTTCGAACAGCACCATCGGCCCGAATGTGTCGGTGGGCGACGGCTGCGTCATCGAGAACAGCACCATCAGCAACGCCGTGCTGTGGGATTCCGTCAAGGTCAGCGGTCAGACGCTCGATAACGTCATCCTTCACGAGTAA